A stretch of the Phycodurus eques isolate BA_2022a chromosome 15, UOR_Pequ_1.1, whole genome shotgun sequence genome encodes the following:
- the atp6v1g1 gene encoding V-type proton ATPase subunit G 1 yields MASQSQGIQQLLQAEKRAAEKVAEARKRKNRRLKQAKEEAQAEIEQYRLQRDKEFKTKEAAALGSHGNSAVEVDRDTAERMGRIQASYRGNRDVVLGDLLRRVCDIQPEFHANYRVAG; encoded by the exons ATGGCGAGTCAGTCTCAGGGCATCCAGCAGCTGCTGCAGGCCGAGAAAAGAGCCGCGGAGAAGGTGGCGGAAGCCCGCAAAC GTAAAAACCGGCGTCTGAAGCAAGCCAAAGAAGAAGCTCAAGCTGAGATTGAACAATACCGACTGCAGAGGGACAAAGAGTTTAAGACCAAAGAGGCGGCG GCACTGGGTTCCCACGGCAACAGCGCGGTGGAGGTGGACCGCGACACGGCCGAGCGCATGGGTCGCATCCAGGCCAGTTACCGTGGCAACCGGGACGTGGTGCTGGGTGACCTCCTGCGCCGCGTGTGCGACATCCAGCCCGAGTTTCACGCAAACTATCGTGTGGCTGGCTAA